A genomic window from Sceloporus undulatus isolate JIND9_A2432 ecotype Alabama chromosome 9, SceUnd_v1.1, whole genome shotgun sequence includes:
- the S100A5 gene encoding protein S100-A5 has protein sequence METPLEKALATLVFTFHKYSGKEGDKFTLSKGELKDLVMKELALGEKMKETGFDKLMGNLDKNKDEQIDFKEYTSFLSALCMTYNDFFKQDSK, from the exons ATGGAGACGCCCTTGGAGAAAGCCTTAGCCACTCTGGTATTCACCTTCCACAAATATTCGGGGAAAGAAGGTGACAAATTTACTCTCAGCAAGGGTGAGCTGAAGGACCTGGTGATGAAGGAACTGGCCCTTGGAGAG AAAATGAAGGAGACCGGATTCGACAAGCTGATGGGCAACCTGGACAAGAACAAGGACGAGCAGATCGACTTCAAGGAGTACACTAGCTTCCTCTCTGCCCTCTGCATGACTTACAACGATTTCTTCAAGCAAGATTCCAAATAG